From a region of the Streptomyces venezuelae genome:
- a CDS encoding L,D-transpeptidase has translation MRTAVVTASLIVTTLLPRGPVPLPDRLADTGGGSQLITAVAPAPGSTTGEVVWWERWAGRWHRSGSAPARFGANGLTEGATRTQGTSTTPTGLFELPFAFGIRRAPAGTDHVYRRVGRDSWWCQDNASERYNRWVEPLPADCAPGEAEHLVTYEKQYAHALVIAFNYDRPVRGRGAGIFLHVNGKGATAGCVSVPEPAMRAILRWADPRRRPHIAIGTQEGPLAVTRY, from the coding sequence CTGCGTACCGCTGTGGTCACCGCCTCGTTGATCGTCACGACCCTGCTCCCGCGGGGCCCCGTACCCCTGCCCGACCGCCTGGCCGACACCGGCGGCGGCAGTCAGCTGATCACCGCCGTCGCGCCCGCGCCCGGTTCCACGACCGGCGAAGTGGTCTGGTGGGAGCGGTGGGCGGGGCGCTGGCACCGGTCCGGAAGCGCGCCCGCCCGCTTCGGAGCGAACGGCCTCACCGAGGGGGCGACCCGGACGCAGGGCACCAGCACCACACCCACGGGCCTCTTCGAACTTCCCTTCGCCTTCGGGATCAGGCGGGCGCCCGCCGGCACGGACCACGTCTACCGGCGGGTGGGACGCGACTCGTGGTGGTGCCAGGACAACGCGTCCGAGCGGTACAACCGCTGGGTCGAGCCGCTGCCCGCGGACTGCGCACCGGGTGAGGCCGAGCACCTGGTGACGTACGAGAAGCAGTACGCGCACGCCCTGGTGATCGCCTTCAACTACGACCGGCCCGTCCGCGGCCGGGGCGCCGGGATCTTCCTGCACGTCAACGGCAAGGGCGCAACGGCCGGTTGTGTGTCCGTGCCCGAGCCGGCCATGCGGGCGATCCTGCGCTGGGCGGACCCCCGCCGCCGTCCGCACATCGCGATCGGCACGCAGGAGGGGCCGCTCGCCGTCACCCGCTACTAG